In the genome of Impatiens glandulifera chromosome 6, dImpGla2.1, whole genome shotgun sequence, the window TCTTTCTAATTGTTCATTTTGAACacttttttttgtgtgtgtttgcAGTACTCTAATTCAGATACTGTTGTCTATGTTGGATGTGGAGAAAGAGGGAATGAAATGGCAGAGGTCTGTTTGCCTTTTTTGTTTGGCATCCATTTATTTTTGGTGTTGCTGAGATTTTCTAACTTGAACTACCTTGTTATTGCTAGGTGCTTATGGATTTCCCTCAATTGACAATGACACTTCCAGATGGCCGTGAAGAGTCAGTCATGAAACGTACCACACTTGTAGCAAACACTTCAAATATGCCTGTCGCTGCTCGTGAGGCTTCTATCTATACAGGTAATGACTTGTTCAGTTTGTACATTGTAGAAAATAAGGCTCTTGCATTCTTTTGTGAAATATTAAGTAGcctaaactttttattttttttgtatatgttTCGATTTTGCCCCTCAAACCCAACCTCATTCAATTGTTCCCCCTCTaacttttgaaatattttgatattaccCTGACCGCAAATGGATTCATTATTAGGAGATACAATCAAATGATTTTAAAAGTTTGAGGTGCAAAATCAAAATCGAAACAACGTTCTTGGTGCAAAATACCttcttcatttttgtctttGTTGCACTTTCTATCACCATTTGTTCCTCCTATCCCTTGATTATATGTTCTTCTCAGTTATGTATGGAATGTTCATCTCTTTTCTtacattttcctttttctttcctGAAGAATAAGATGAAAATTGTTTAAGAActtaatgaatttattataaCACTTCTTATTGTGGATGTGAATATCCAGGAATCACCATAGCTGAATACTTTAGAGATATGGGCTACAATGTTAGTATGATGGCAGATTCAACATCACGTTGGGCAGAAGCATTGCGTGAAATCTCAGGTCGACTGGTAAGTTGGCtgatttatatgttttttgaaattttcttttaatttagatTTGATTTCATTGATCTCATAATTACATTCCTTAATTTATTTCCATTCCTTAAATTGTATATTTATCCTTTTTTCTGTTCAGGCGGAGATGCCTGCAGACAGTGGATATCCTGCCTATCTGGCTGCACGTTTAGCATCCTTCTACGAACGGGCTGGTAAAGTGAAATGTCTTGGTGGACCAGAACGTACTGGAAGTGTCACAATTGTTGGTGCTGTTTCACCACCAGGTGGTGATTTCTCTGATCCGGTTACATCTGCAACCCTCAGTATAGTTCAGGTATACCAAGagattacttattattttaaaatgttatatagaatatattaaGGGTTTGATGATTTGATAGAAGAAGTGATTGATCATGTgatccacatcaaacaaggacTTAGCTTGGTTCTATCCTGTTTGTCAGACCATCTAACAGTTTTGTCTTCAAATATGCATCATATGTTAGTTATTggaattaattatattcattaGATAAGGATACTAAGAGGTGAGGGCAAGTTTACAAAAAGCCTTTTCTTATAGTTAGATTTTGTCAGTTGCTGGGTTGGTCAGATGATTTATTGATTTGATGGTCAACTTCATTATAATCTTGTTCTTCTATATGCTGTACTTTGATTGAGCAGGTCTTCTGGGGTCTGGACAAGAAATTAGCTCAGAGGAAACATTTCCCTTCTGTAAACTGGCTTATCTCATATTCAAAATACTCGACGGTGTGTTTTTATCTCTTTTTGAGAATTAAGAACAATTATGCTATATTCCAGTCAATGCTTTCTTCGTTTGGATTGAATCAGAAAAAAAACActgctttatcatttttcaggCATTAGAATCCTTCTATGAGCAATTCGACCCAGATTTTATCAACATCAGGACAAAAGCTCGTGAAGTTCTGCAGAGAGAGGATGACTTGAATGAAATTGTTCAAGTATGTTTTTTCATTAATCTCACTATATATTATTGTCAGTTGCATTTAGGCTGTTTTTCAGTATCCCTAATGGCTGCCTTTTGTTACAGCTTGTTGGGAAAGATGCTTTAGCAGAATCTGATAAAATTACTTTAGAAACTGCCAAGCTTTTGAGAGAGGACTATCTTGCCCAGAATGCTTTTACACCGTAAATGCTTCATAttgctttctttctttcttcattaAATAAATGCTTCATGCAATCGACTCTGAAATctcttaaatttgatttttttaactcCTGGTCAATAGGTATGATAAGTTCTGCCCGTTTTACAAGTCTGTTTGGATGATGCGCAACATAATCCATTTCTATAATTTGGCTAATCAGGTATAATTCATTTACACTTCCATGCTTATTTTTAGCGCTGCTTGACTGTTTGCCAACATGCTTTCAAGATTATTGGTCTTGAACATTGCTAGGTTTAGATTTTCTCTCACCCATATGAAAGTTATGTGCAAGAACATCTtctccttttttcttttttagttttACAATATAATCAAATCTTCAATCACTTTTTATCACATCAACTCATTTCAACTAAATATCAATTGCTACCATTGCATCCCAAAATACCTCTTTTGATGTTATAACCTAGAGCGTCtaatgtagtttttttttttttaatatttaaactataaaagaggattatttgggttaaagtACTTAAATATCCTTTATATTTAATGtcttaaaatattgtaaaaataaagtaagggtattttagttgataatttaATTGACGATGGGAtaaataacccttcatcaaacaaggccctaGAGCTAAcccataaatgtttgtttaacAAATGAAATTCTGGGTCTCACCTAGCCACACTTGCTTACCAAACGCACATTTCTATGTTACAACTATGAATTTTTCGTTTTTCAATGAGAACGATATAAAATGAAAGGAAAAATGGGATAAATGTGCAGGCAGTGGAACGTGCAGCTGGTATGGATGGACAAAAGATAAGTTACACTCTTATCAAGCATCGGTTAGGAGATCTTTTCTACCGTCTTGTGTAAGTGTTTCATTTTCACTAGATTGTTTCATTTCCACCTCATTTTCTCTTCTAACTATATGCAAACCTATATAAAAATGCAGATCCCAGAAGTTTGAAGATCCGGCTGAAGGAGAATCAGCTCTTGTGGCCAAGTTTCAGAAGCTCCATGACGATCTAAATGCTGGTTTCCGCAACCTAGAGGATGAAACTCGCTGATCAAGTTTTGAAGGTAAAAagttgagaaaaaaaaactgTTACAGAGATGTATGCTTATGATTGGTTTTGTTCCAAGAGGGATGGGCTGCCAGTTAACCATGATGAGTAGTAAGCTGGCCCTTTTTCCTTTCTTCGAAAATAATGTATTCGATCTGGCTGTGTTTGTTTGTGTAggtttatttctatttatttctGTCCACTCTGTTTGTGGCGAAAAAAAGGGTTCAATTTGGCCTTTTTAACTCATAATTGCCATCGATTAGACGATGTGATtctattatttgaaatttgctTGTTTAGATGGTCGTGCtttctatttttaaatgttaatttatcGTCTGCAGAGCATATAATGTCATACTTTACTATGTTCATTAATGTTTTCCtttcaacttattttttctctaaaagAAGAGCATTCTGCAAAATTTATTGTCTCATCATTTCAAGACCATGGAACACTTGTTGTTTCTAGTGCATGCTCAGAATCACATCGACTTGGATTTCCTTCACGTTCGAGGTGAGGCTATTCATTTTGCCTTGTTCTGATTATAGTTATAATCTCTTTGGTTCTTTTTTCTAGTTATGATAGGATGGGTtttcatctagaaagtgtttgtCAAAAGAGGGAAGGTAACCTAGACCTGTTTGAATAGACGGAAAAAATCGTTATGtagttgtaaactcgtaaaatctaaattttagatgaaattgtaagattttaatttgaaaaaataataattatatatttttattatttatatatatataattaagtattttatatttagacaactttaaaaaaattatatattttaatataaattaataaaaaaataataataagtaaataacattagaaaaatttatacttataaaattatttatattaattaattaattcaaataaataataactttatattataatttttaaatataaatttgttttcttaaactAAAATCGTATTGAatcgtaaaattaaaattatttataaactcgtaaaatattattatcgtaaaattttattatcgtaaatttaaaatcgtaaaattttattatcgtaaatttaaaatcgtaagagtttatctatttaagactttacttaaaattagactcgtaaaatcgtaaaattttaaaagtcaaCTCTAAATTTTAACCGCCCTTGATTGAAACTAAGGTAGCTAAATGGGCcgaaataattatgttttatttattttattaacccAACCCATTTTTTCTATGTATTTAATCAAACTGTTTATTATAAACTCACTTCTTGTTAGCCTTGACctataaatttatgaattatcactcaaacttatttttttttaatttatttgagtaTTCTTTTGCAtgatttatgttttagaataCAATTCTTTCTCGGTAATATTTTGGTGTCCATGGTTGGGCTTAGAGAATGGTGGTTTTCGGCCAAATTCTAATGGGCTCAATTTTGGAAACCATAAactgtttttgaaattttaataagtaTAATATTGAAAGTTATTATTTGATGGTTTTACTGTAAAATAcgaaaataaacaaattaaagtaacaaaatttgtatgaatagacccttaaaacatttttaaaatatctaaatatcgCGCCTCAGTTAACTCAATGAATATCTTTGAAAGAATGTTTAGAATTCTACCATAATTGATTAACcatgaaattaatttataaacatttataaatattttaggtaaGTAGGTTAGGATAgtaattttacttaaattttttttataactcgTGAAAGGATTTTTGTTGTCCATATTTGAATATATCATTTTGCTatgctcattttttttaacatatctTTAATGTCTcccttaaaaaaaacataaatatatgttacttattatttttcttcttatatgattaaaattttgtataactttTGCAACATGGTTGGATGTAGTTATCAAATTCATCTTTAATTAGGTtagttaatttgttttatttttcaaaatttagaaaatcatAACATAATAATTGTCCTCACTTCAACTTAATCTGGTCTCCTAGAGACGAATATTGTTACTTAAGTTATCCTAATaagttaatttcttttaattgaaCTATATAGATATTTTTGTCGTATCATTTGTCGTATCTTTTGATCTAGCTAaaagttttcttatttttttcaatggtGTGTTTTTCTTGGTCTTTTCAAATACTTCAACTTAACCCTGGGTCTCTTAGACGAATTTTGTCACTTAAACTATCATAATATGTTAATTTCTTTATTGTTTTAAGTGAAATATATGGAAGAGAATGATATTCTTGTCGTATTATTTGATTTAGcccaaaattttcttatttctccaaaatgtgttatttttatttattttaattgaattatatggaagaacaagaatatttttgtaatttgttaCTTAAGCTatcaaataagtttatttatttatttctttaaattgaaCTATacagaagaaaaaatattctaGTTGTATCATTTGTCGTATACTTTGATTTAACCGGTATCAATGTTTGTCTTGAGTTGACTTGTCTTTTGAGTATTTCATTATTGATTAAGATGAATTTCTTTTCAATAAACTTTAACTTAACTATTGATCTCttaaagatgaatattgttacttaaactatttttaaaattttaatgagtATAATACTGAAAGttgtaatttgaatttgatggtTTTATtgcaaaatatgaaaataaacaaattaaagcaACAAAATCTTAATGGATAgacttttaaacattttaaaaatatctaaaactTGCGCCTCTAGTTCACCCAATGAATATCTTTCAAGGAATTTTAGAATTCTACCATAATTGGTTAaccacaaaattaatttttttaaccttGTGAGAATTTATAAACATTCATTAGGTAAGTAGATTAGGATAgtaattttacttaaattttctttataacTTGTGAAAGAGATTTTGTTGTCCATATCTTAATACATCATTTTGCAGTTTTTTAtgctaatttttttaacatatctTTAATGTCTcccttaaaaataaaacataaatatgtgttacttattatttttttctcatttgattgaaaatttgtaTAACTTTTGCAACATGGTTGGATTGTAGTTACCAAAATGttagttgatttattttatttttctaaatttaggAAGTCATCAAATAATCATTGTCCTCACTTCAACTTAAATTATTGATCTCTTAGAAACGAATATTGTTACTTAAATTATTCTAATaagttaatttcttttaattgaaCTATATAGATATTTTGTCGTATTATTTGTCGTATCTTTTGATCTAGCTAAacgttttcttattttttccaATGGTGTCGATGTTtgtcttattttttcaaaaacttcaatttAACCATGGGTCTCTTAGATAAGTTTTGTTACTTAAACTATCATGATatgttaatttctttatttttttaagtgaaataTATGGAAAAGAATGATATTCTTGTCGTATTATTTGATTTAGcccaaaattttattatttctccaAAAATGTGttcttttgatttattttaattgaattaaatggaagaacaatatatttttataatttgttactTAAGCTatcaataagtttatttatttatttatttaaattgaactaTTCTAGTTGTATCATTTGTCGTATTCTTTGATTTAATCGGTATCAATGTTTGTCTTGAGTTGTCTTGTCTTTTGagtatttcattttttattattaagatgaatctctttttcaataaactctaaCTTAACTATTGATCTCTTAGAGATGAATATTGTCACTTAAACTAtcataataagttttttttgtttcatttaattGAACTGTATTGAAGAACATGATATTCTTGTCGTATCTTTTGTCGTATTCTTAGTCTTAtaatttgtcatattatttgattgagccaaaaattttcttatttctcTAAAATGTGTCATGTTTGtgttgacatttttaataattatagatTAATTGGATTAAGTTTGCATCCTATACAGAGTCGGccccgagttttgggctgcccCGGCtcattagaaaaaaatcttaCCCTATGTGTAGTTtacaaaattgataaaaaaaaattgtttttggtgaAATTTGAACCTATAACCATATAAAAATCATAAGTCTTTATCTTGAACCATTAAGCTAaacaattttatgtttaaaattacaataaatttgactaaataacttaatatttttaataaatgggctgACGAGAAGTAGGTTACCCTAGCCCGAGGGCTTGCCGGGCTTACCCTGTAATTGTTCAGTCTTCTCTtgcatttatattatttcttacTCCATTTTTTTACAACTACATCTCCCCCAAATAggattttaatcaattttttcaaaagaaa includes:
- the LOC124941221 gene encoding V-type proton ATPase catalytic subunit A-like; the encoded protein is MPSVYGARLTTFEDSEKESEYGYVRKVSGPVVVANGMAGAAMYELVRVGHDNLIGEIIRLEGDSATIQVYEETAGLTVNDPVLRTHKPLSVELGPGILGNIFDGIQRPLKTIAKLSGDVYIPRGVSVPALDKDTLWEFQPKKIGEGDHVTGGDLYATVFENSLMQHHVALPPDAMGKISYIAPAGQYSLKDTVLELEFQGVTKKFTMLQTWPVRTPRPVASKLAADTPLLTGQRVLDALFPSVLGGTCAIPGAFGCGKTVISQALSKYSNSDTVVYVGCGERGNEMAEVLMDFPQLTMTLPDGREESVMKRTTLVANTSNMPVAAREASIYTGITIAEYFRDMGYNVSMMADSTSRWAEALREISGRLAEMPADSGYPAYLAARLASFYERAGKVKCLGGPERTGSVTIVGAVSPPGGDFSDPVTSATLSIVQVFWGLDKKLAQRKHFPSVNWLISYSKYSTALESFYEQFDPDFINIRTKAREVLQREDDLNEIVQLVGKDALAESDKITLETAKLLREDYLAQNAFTPYDKFCPFYKSVWMMRNIIHFYNLANQAVERAAGMDGQKISYTLIKHRLGDLFYRLVSQKFEDPAEGESALVAKFQKLHDDLNAGFRNLEDETR